GGCGGCTTGGCGAGAGATGCCTTATTCCCGATAATGTCTATTGCGCCAAGTGTTGGCTCATTGATCGAAGTACGTTTTGTTAGTCTCACCGCGATGGAATGCCCAGGCGTGGTCGAGCCAACTGGTGCGATTGCGCCAAATCGGTTGCGGGAGCGCGTCGCGCGCGAAAAAACCGGCGTCGAGTGTTTCCGCCGGATGACGCTTGAGTTCACCGCCGTCGAAACTGCAGTAAAAGACGATGCTGTAGAAGTGCGGATTAAGCGCCGCGCCCCAGCGTGCGCCGTCGTAGACGCCCAGCACGCGTTGCGGCGTGACCAGAAAACCGGTTTCCTCGCGGACTTCTTTTGCGGCGACATGCGCGGGCGATAAACCGACATCGCCCCAGCCGGTGGGAATGAACCAGGGACCTTCCGCGCGTTGCACCAACAATATTTCATCGCGCGCGTTGAACACGACTGCGCCGACTCCGACCTTGGGCGTGACGTATCCGGCGATCCCAGGTTTGATTTGCGCGCGCCAACACGCGGCGAATTCCTCGGCGAGTGCGGCGTCGAGCGCGGCATCGCCATTCACGGTGGCTGCCATCGCGGCGGCAAGGTTCAACAATGCCGCGTAGCGTTCTTGATCGTAGATACGCGGCTCGAATGCAAGACCCGTCTGCGCGATGGCGCGCAATTGCTGAATCCAAATGGCAAGTTGGGGGGTGATGTTCGTCAAACGATTTTCTCCGACTAGCGAAAAACCTTGCGAAGGTTCACGCTCCGCGCCTTCGCAAGGTTCTTCACTCTATTTCTTTTTGGCGAGGCATTCATCACAGGGGCACACGGCGCGGAGATATTCCCAATCGTAGATGCCGTAGGCGTGACCATCTTTCCAATGAAATTGAATCGCGTATCCGCCCACCGGTGTGACATCGCTCACCGCGTTCAATCCGCCGACGGCTTGCAACACGGATGCCGGTGAGACGCCCACTTCGCCGACGCCTTCTTTCCAGGGTTGGCACTCGGCGCAGGGACACGCGCGGCGC
This genomic interval from Chloroflexota bacterium contains the following:
- a CDS encoding NUDIX hydrolase N-terminal domain-containing protein; this translates as MTNITPQLAIWIQQLRAIAQTGLAFEPRIYDQERYAALLNLAAAMAATVNGDAALDAALAEEFAACWRAQIKPGIAGYVTPKVGVGAVVFNARDEILLVQRAEGPWFIPTGWGDVGLSPAHVAAKEVREETGFLVTPQRVLGVYDGARWGAALNPHFYSIVFYCSFDGGELKRHPAETLDAGFFARDALPQPIWRNRTSWLDHAWAFHRGETNKTYFDQ
- a CDS encoding DUF971 domain-containing protein — encoded protein: MPKPQKILVDVDNQAVQINWQDGHISIYDLTYLRRACPCAECQPWKEGVGEVGVSPASVLQAVGGLNAVSDVTPVGGYAIQFHWKDGHAYGIYDWEYLRAVCPCDECLAKKK